In one Chitinivorax tropicus genomic region, the following are encoded:
- a CDS encoding TcdA/TcdB pore-forming domain-containing protein codes for MENQVQNVLTQLTSEERTQMESLVADVFEGAILSRRWDAAVSKLAEASGLTGWNALSMVNSGPAGDEIAFINPGTTEVRWVPVNEPIFRQFSDFTRDKAVAISQGVKYDAKTGAVTMDEEAPPSVQNATQSTAYLIRSVMGLEHTDMSKANWAMQAATYFQLSRGIYNVAKDAVKIVSVVRAFIGDAPVTGVLSKVANVVGKLSTGLTGLFSVADVVLSGLNAAYATDPVAKAKAETQLGFAVGSLGIFAGSTAAGFFGAAAASSFLDSIAVPLGGIAIGATALAEAYAINYGKYDAIKLYFDGVEKALSNNGIVQGTQPGVLQFNGDTAIADINFKDKSMRFGDVKASATKDYGGRMSAIDTFPQYSGVGPDSDFDATPVDVYYQLRDHKMDQSFDPNQATTLVLPSGMSRFVKLWNVQAILGRRGAWAESAARDIFLKDPRFKILWYAFGGDFGFASIDYGYKYTPVNVTLDNASRSIVMPVMATDTDAARAADVNVRTYLQYILNGGGGHYQLMLGEAPFNYAVKINQSDDKGEAWFIDPTRRLATSWSNAPTFAEKVSGPVQDVLSSLQIGDASLVVKTQNIVFNGKPHNVTVGLPDATGSGTHLMALIDFDSKKMSISAYFDKPFYSGSPLRSMQYVAKVLQSSGVANDPRVTNPTTIGFAFTDNFSGFYNAKSDVITFLKRDANGKISGIWVTNENALYTESLSPQGDELKTFDAVVANRFMPVHDGEMFNKDGRLFLKSNFDNGIAGHYVAEVTAGGLTCNYIELESFKAFSTQYMKSDEIGISDALLAQVSQGSKGVPIASDATLAVVDGNNALYFQNANGKYGLVQGSITDGAARYSYSNLGSDRFILVMDNSSDEANELSINARWLKAGNWNVADTELMVATERASINIPVDALQFKGLFIDIASSGSGQKVNFQFDQRDLKNLRVVQNNGDLVMTFDTPGAQGHVSHIRFGNVLSAGVQPTQIQFGHDQALTPASLLNQFNGNTKSLSDLNTLQLLASNQSPNTQVAVDKLIQSMASLHSKDVATDVLHHPLTSQSVLMNLVPSRV; via the coding sequence GTGGAAAATCAAGTTCAGAATGTTCTGACTCAGCTGACCTCTGAGGAGCGGACTCAGATGGAGTCATTGGTGGCAGACGTTTTTGAGGGCGCGATACTCAGCAGGCGATGGGATGCTGCTGTGAGCAAGCTTGCCGAAGCCAGTGGTCTGACTGGGTGGAATGCGTTGTCCATGGTCAATTCTGGGCCTGCTGGGGATGAGATCGCGTTCATCAATCCAGGCACTACCGAGGTGCGTTGGGTGCCTGTAAATGAGCCGATTTTTCGTCAATTCAGCGACTTCACCAGGGACAAAGCGGTTGCCATCAGTCAGGGGGTGAAATATGACGCCAAGACTGGTGCGGTGACGATGGATGAGGAGGCCCCTCCTTCCGTTCAAAATGCGACTCAGAGCACTGCCTACCTGATCCGTTCAGTGATGGGGCTTGAGCATACTGATATGAGCAAAGCCAATTGGGCGATGCAGGCTGCAACTTACTTTCAGCTTTCCAGAGGCATATACAATGTAGCCAAGGATGCCGTCAAGATTGTATCTGTCGTTCGCGCATTCATCGGGGATGCACCAGTTACCGGTGTCTTGAGCAAGGTGGCGAATGTTGTCGGAAAACTCTCAACCGGTTTGACAGGTTTGTTCTCGGTTGCAGACGTTGTGCTTTCTGGTCTCAATGCTGCCTATGCAACTGATCCTGTGGCAAAAGCCAAAGCTGAAACCCAGCTTGGATTTGCTGTGGGCAGTCTGGGGATTTTTGCAGGTTCGACTGCTGCGGGCTTTTTTGGGGCCGCCGCCGCATCGAGCTTCTTGGACAGTATTGCGGTTCCACTCGGCGGCATTGCCATTGGGGCAACTGCACTCGCTGAGGCGTATGCAATAAATTATGGTAAATATGACGCCATAAAATTGTATTTTGACGGCGTCGAAAAGGCGCTGAGTAACAATGGTATTGTCCAAGGTACTCAGCCTGGTGTGCTGCAATTCAATGGCGATACTGCCATTGCGGACATCAATTTCAAAGACAAGTCCATGCGCTTTGGAGATGTCAAAGCATCGGCCACCAAAGACTACGGCGGCAGAATGTCTGCAATCGATACATTTCCCCAATACTCCGGGGTCGGGCCCGACAGTGATTTCGATGCGACGCCGGTGGATGTCTACTATCAGTTGCGTGACCATAAAATGGATCAGAGCTTTGATCCCAATCAAGCAACGACATTGGTATTGCCCTCTGGGATGTCACGTTTCGTCAAGCTTTGGAATGTGCAGGCCATATTAGGCCGGCGCGGCGCCTGGGCTGAGTCTGCGGCCAGGGATATTTTCCTGAAAGATCCTCGGTTCAAGATATTGTGGTATGCCTTCGGTGGGGATTTTGGCTTTGCCTCAATTGACTATGGTTACAAATACACCCCCGTCAATGTCACGCTCGACAACGCCTCCCGTTCAATTGTAATGCCTGTCATGGCAACCGATACGGATGCAGCAAGAGCGGCTGATGTCAATGTACGCACATATTTGCAGTACATCTTGAATGGCGGCGGCGGTCATTATCAGCTGATGCTGGGTGAGGCGCCATTCAACTATGCGGTCAAGATCAATCAGTCCGACGACAAAGGCGAGGCCTGGTTCATCGACCCGACTCGGCGCCTTGCTACGAGCTGGTCGAATGCGCCAACATTTGCGGAGAAGGTGTCTGGGCCTGTTCAGGATGTGTTGAGCAGCTTACAGATCGGTGATGCCTCTCTGGTCGTCAAAACGCAGAATATAGTCTTCAACGGCAAGCCACATAATGTCACCGTTGGCCTGCCGGATGCCACCGGCAGTGGCACGCATTTGATGGCCCTGATCGACTTCGACAGCAAGAAGATGAGCATATCGGCTTATTTTGATAAGCCTTTCTATAGTGGCTCGCCATTGAGGAGCATGCAATATGTTGCAAAAGTCTTGCAAAGCTCGGGTGTGGCCAATGATCCTCGCGTTACCAATCCAACGACGATCGGTTTCGCGTTCACGGACAATTTCAGCGGGTTCTACAATGCCAAGTCGGATGTCATCACCTTTCTCAAGCGTGATGCGAATGGAAAAATCAGTGGTATCTGGGTAACCAACGAAAACGCACTCTATACCGAAAGCCTCAGCCCGCAAGGTGACGAGCTGAAGACCTTTGATGCCGTGGTTGCCAACCGATTCATGCCGGTGCATGACGGTGAGATGTTCAATAAGGACGGTCGCCTGTTCTTGAAGTCCAATTTTGACAACGGTATTGCCGGGCACTATGTAGCTGAGGTCACGGCTGGTGGGTTGACTTGCAACTATATCGAACTCGAGTCCTTCAAGGCGTTTTCAACGCAGTATATGAAGTCTGATGAAATTGGCATTTCTGATGCATTGCTTGCGCAGGTCAGCCAAGGCAGCAAAGGTGTGCCGATTGCATCCGATGCCACTCTGGCTGTTGTGGATGGTAACAATGCGCTTTACTTCCAGAATGCCAATGGTAAGTATGGCTTGGTACAAGGCAGTATTACAGACGGTGCCGCCCGCTACTCATACAGCAATCTTGGTTCGGATCGGTTCATCCTGGTCATGGATAACAGTTCTGATGAAGCAAATGAGCTGTCAATCAATGCGCGCTGGTTGAAGGCTGGGAATTGGAATGTCGCTGACACTGAACTGATGGTGGCAACTGAACGGGCCAGTATCAATATTCCGGTGGATGCTTTGCAGTTCAAAGGGCTTTTCATTGATATTGCCTCTTCTGGAAGCGGGCAGAAGGTGAATTTCCAGTTTGACCAGCGTGATTTGAAGAATCTGAGGGTGGTGCAGAACAATGGCGATCTCGTCATGACGTTCGACACCCCCGGTGCTCAGGGGCATGTATCCCACATTCGTTTCGGCAATGTGCTGAGTGCCGGTGTGCAGCCAACCCAGATCCAATTTGGCCATGATCAGGCGCTTACGCCAGCTTCATTGCTGAATCAATTCAATGGCAATACGAAGTCACTCAGCGACTTGAATACACTGCAACTGTTAGCGAGCAATCAATCGCCCAACACGCAAGTTGCAGTCGATAAATTGATCCAATCGATGGCGAGTCTGCACAGCAAGGACGTGGCCACGGATGTCTTACACCATCCGTTGACCAGTCAGTCAGTCCTGATGAATCTGGTGCCTTCTCGGGTTTGA
- the thrC gene encoding threonine synthase — protein sequence MRYISTRGGMPPASFSDILLGGLAPDGGLVVPESYPQISTDMLLAWRSLSYPELAFEIVRLFATDIPEADLRGIIQRTYTADVFGSADITPLRTLRAGLHILELSNGPTLAFKDMAMQLLGNLFEYVLGKRNETVNIVGATSGDTGSAAEYAMRGKRGVNVFMLSPHGKMSAFQRAQMYSLQDANIFNIAVQGMFDDAQDMVKAVNNDAAFKARYKIGAVNSINWGRVIAQVVYYFKGYFAATRSNDEQVNFVVPSGNFGNVCAGHIARQMGLPIKRLVVATNENDVLDEFFRTGVYRVRGAAQPTSSPSMDISKASNLERFVFDLVGRDSTKLAALWQQVDQQGGFDLSATSCFGELATTYGFTSGRSTHADRLATIQQVKQQFGVVIDPHTADGMKLALAQPDSAVQTVVLETALPIKFEDTILEAIGERPARPAFADGMEGLPQRVDVMAVDVEALKHYIAERIA from the coding sequence ATGCGGTATATATCGACACGTGGCGGCATGCCGCCAGCGTCTTTCAGCGATATCCTGCTAGGAGGGTTGGCCCCCGATGGCGGGTTGGTGGTGCCTGAATCCTATCCGCAGATCAGCACAGACATGTTGCTTGCGTGGCGATCGTTGAGCTATCCGGAATTGGCCTTTGAGATCGTTCGTCTGTTCGCAACGGATATTCCAGAGGCCGATCTGCGCGGTATCATTCAGCGAACCTATACCGCTGACGTATTTGGTAGCGCGGACATCACGCCACTCAGAACCTTGCGAGCTGGACTGCATATTCTGGAATTGTCGAACGGCCCGACGCTGGCTTTCAAAGACATGGCCATGCAGCTGCTGGGTAACCTGTTCGAATATGTGCTGGGCAAACGCAACGAGACAGTGAACATCGTCGGTGCCACCTCGGGCGACACGGGCTCGGCGGCGGAGTATGCCATGCGGGGCAAGCGTGGGGTGAATGTATTCATGCTGAGTCCGCATGGCAAGATGAGCGCCTTCCAGCGAGCCCAGATGTATAGCCTGCAGGACGCCAACATCTTCAACATTGCCGTCCAGGGCATGTTTGACGATGCTCAAGACATGGTGAAAGCAGTCAACAACGACGCTGCATTCAAAGCACGTTACAAAATTGGTGCGGTCAACTCCATCAACTGGGGTAGGGTGATCGCGCAGGTTGTGTATTACTTCAAAGGCTATTTTGCCGCAACACGCAGCAATGACGAACAGGTCAACTTCGTCGTGCCATCAGGTAATTTCGGTAACGTCTGTGCAGGGCATATTGCCCGCCAGATGGGGTTGCCGATCAAGCGGCTGGTGGTGGCCACCAATGAAAACGACGTGTTGGACGAGTTCTTCCGCACGGGCGTGTATCGGGTCAGGGGGGCTGCACAGCCGACTTCCAGCCCGTCGATGGATATCTCCAAAGCATCCAACCTGGAGCGCTTTGTATTCGACCTGGTAGGCCGTGACAGTACAAAGTTGGCAGCCTTGTGGCAACAAGTCGATCAGCAAGGTGGTTTCGATCTGTCTGCGACATCATGCTTTGGGGAATTGGCGACCACATATGGGTTTACCTCTGGGCGCAGTACCCATGCTGACCGTCTGGCGACCATCCAACAAGTCAAACAGCAGTTTGGCGTGGTGATTGATCCACACACAGCTGATGGCATGAAGCTGGCACTGGCTCAGCCTGATTCAGCGGTGCAGACCGTAGTGCTGGAAACCGCCCTGCCCATCAAGTTCGAGGACACCATTCTGGAAGCAATTGGCGAGCGCCCCGCCCGTCCTGCCTTTGCGGATGGGATGGAAGGCCTACCACAGCGGGTCGATGTCATGGCAGTTGATGTCGAAGCATTGAAACACTATATAGCTGAACGGATTGCCTGA
- a CDS encoding homoserine dehydrogenase, which yields MKPINVGLLGIGTVGGGTATVLKRNAEEISRRAGRAIQLRMVADLNTDRAREVAGEGVEVTNDANQVVCHPDIDIVVELIGGTGIAKDMVLKAIEHGKHVVTANKKLLAEYGNEIFARAQEKGVTVAFEAAVAGGIPIIKALREGLTANRIEWIAGIINGTSNFILTEMREKGSDFADVLQEAQRLGYAEADPTFDIEGHDAAHKLTLMSAIAFGIPVQFSKAYLEGISKLTSQDISYAEQLGYRIKLLGVTKRKANGIELRVHPTLIPEKRLIANVNGVMNAVLAKGDAVGQTMYYGAGAGAEPTASAVVADLVDVTRLATADPEHRVPHLAFQPNQMADLPILPIEEIETCYYLRLDAADRPGVLADVTRILADAGISIDAMMQKEPEAGVDRATVIILTHLAVEKQVNAAMARIEALPTIHGTVTRIRVETLDN from the coding sequence ATGAAACCGATCAATGTAGGCCTGTTGGGCATTGGTACTGTGGGTGGCGGCACCGCCACCGTCCTGAAACGCAACGCCGAGGAAATCAGCCGCCGTGCTGGTCGTGCCATTCAACTGAGAATGGTGGCGGATCTCAATACCGACCGTGCCCGTGAGGTGGCAGGTGAGGGTGTCGAGGTCACAAATGATGCCAACCAAGTGGTCTGCCATCCAGATATCGATATCGTTGTTGAATTGATTGGGGGCACGGGCATTGCCAAGGACATGGTGTTGAAGGCCATCGAGCATGGCAAACACGTTGTGACCGCCAACAAGAAATTGCTGGCCGAATATGGCAATGAAATCTTCGCCCGGGCACAGGAAAAAGGCGTGACCGTGGCCTTCGAGGCGGCGGTAGCGGGTGGCATCCCCATCATCAAGGCGTTGCGCGAGGGGTTGACCGCCAATCGCATCGAATGGATCGCTGGCATCATCAATGGTACTTCCAATTTCATTCTGACCGAGATGCGTGAGAAAGGGTCGGATTTTGCTGACGTGCTGCAAGAGGCGCAGCGACTGGGTTACGCGGAGGCTGATCCTACATTTGATATCGAAGGACACGATGCGGCGCATAAATTGACCTTGATGTCTGCGATTGCCTTCGGGATTCCAGTGCAGTTTTCCAAGGCTTATCTGGAGGGCATCTCCAAGCTGACCAGTCAGGATATCAGCTATGCCGAGCAGCTCGGTTACCGTATCAAGTTGTTGGGTGTGACCAAGCGCAAAGCCAATGGTATCGAGTTGCGTGTACACCCGACACTGATCCCCGAGAAGCGCCTGATCGCCAATGTGAATGGCGTGATGAATGCCGTGTTGGCCAAGGGTGATGCAGTAGGTCAGACCATGTATTACGGTGCTGGCGCCGGTGCCGAACCGACCGCCTCCGCGGTGGTGGCCGATCTGGTCGATGTGACGCGCTTGGCAACGGCTGATCCCGAGCACCGTGTTCCTCACTTGGCCTTCCAGCCCAATCAGATGGCAGATCTGCCGATTCTGCCGATCGAAGAGATTGAAACCTGCTACTACCTGCGTCTGGACGCTGCAGATCGTCCAGGCGTGTTGGCGGATGTGACGCGAATCCTGGCTGATGCAGGGATATCGATTGATGCCATGATGCAGAAAGAGCCCGAGGCTGGGGTGGATCGCGCCACTGTGATCATCCTGACGCACTTGGCGGTTGAGAAGCAAGTCAATGCTGCAATGGCCAGAATCGAGGCGCTGCCGACCATCCATGGGACGGTGACCCGTATTCGCGTAGAAACACTGGATAACTGA
- a CDS encoding GNAT family N-acetyltransferase — MHILAITDGHKRLVEADWLARAELVHRQLRPQLPSDYLSAMQGVVKDGGEIIVAIDGQLVKGLAVFRSFLDTFNGLRFYVDDLVTDETQRSQGIGHALIAWLEAEARRRGATSLSLESGTQRTQAHKFYFREGFIIPSFSFRKPL, encoded by the coding sequence ATGCATATTCTGGCGATTACGGATGGTCACAAACGGTTGGTTGAGGCAGACTGGCTGGCGCGCGCGGAGCTGGTACATCGTCAGCTGCGGCCACAATTGCCCTCGGATTATCTGAGTGCCATGCAGGGTGTGGTGAAGGATGGCGGCGAGATCATCGTCGCCATCGATGGCCAGCTGGTGAAAGGGCTGGCCGTTTTTCGCAGTTTTCTTGATACATTCAATGGACTACGATTTTATGTTGACGATCTCGTGACGGACGAGACGCAACGCTCGCAAGGCATCGGCCACGCGCTGATCGCTTGGCTTGAAGCTGAGGCCAGAAGGCGAGGGGCAACCAGCCTTTCGCTGGAATCCGGTACGCAACGCACCCAGGCGCATAAGTTCTATTTTCGTGAGGGTTTCATCATCCCCTCGTTTTCATTCAGAAAACCTTTATAA
- a CDS encoding pyridoxal phosphate-dependent aminotransferase — translation MQPVLKSNKLLNVCYDIRGPVLERAKQMEDEGHRIIKLNIGNPAPFGFMAPDEIIQDVIHNLPDASGYCDSKGLFSARKAIMHYTQQKKIASVAIDDIYIGNGVSELIVMSMQALLNNGDEVLVPMPDYPLWTAAVSLSGGHARHYVCDEQAGWLPDIDDIRNKITPNTRAIVVINPNNPTGAVYSDDVLKEILALARQHQLIVYADEIYDKVLFDGRTHTSIASLAEDVLCITFGGLSKNYRACGYRAGWLIVSGEKKHARDYIEGLNMLASMRLCANVPAQHAIQTALGGYQSIDDLVAPSGRLTRQRDLAWQMLTDIPGVSCVKPQGALYLFPRLDPKLYPIADDQQFILELLLEEKVLLVQGTGFNWMSPDHFRVVFLPNTDDLTEAIGRIARFLEHYRKRHAV, via the coding sequence ATGCAACCAGTCCTCAAATCCAATAAATTGCTCAACGTCTGCTACGACATTCGCGGCCCGGTGCTGGAGCGCGCGAAGCAGATGGAAGACGAGGGGCATCGCATCATCAAGCTCAATATCGGCAACCCTGCGCCGTTCGGGTTCATGGCGCCCGATGAAATCATTCAGGATGTGATCCACAACTTGCCGGATGCATCCGGGTATTGTGATTCAAAGGGCTTGTTTTCTGCGCGTAAAGCGATCATGCATTACACGCAACAGAAAAAGATCGCTAGCGTCGCCATTGATGATATTTATATCGGCAATGGTGTGTCCGAGCTGATTGTGATGTCAATGCAGGCGCTGCTGAACAACGGTGATGAGGTGCTGGTGCCCATGCCAGACTATCCCTTGTGGACTGCGGCTGTCAGCCTCAGTGGGGGCCATGCCCGGCACTATGTCTGTGATGAGCAGGCTGGTTGGTTGCCGGATATCGACGATATCCGGAACAAGATCACCCCCAATACCCGAGCCATCGTGGTGATCAACCCTAACAATCCGACTGGCGCGGTGTATTCAGATGATGTGTTGAAAGAGATTCTGGCCTTGGCCCGCCAACACCAATTGATCGTCTATGCAGACGAAATCTACGACAAGGTGTTGTTTGATGGCCGCACGCATACCTCGATTGCCTCGTTGGCTGAAGACGTGCTGTGCATTACTTTCGGTGGCTTGTCCAAGAATTATCGGGCGTGTGGCTACCGGGCTGGCTGGCTGATTGTCTCCGGTGAGAAGAAACACGCCCGCGACTATATCGAGGGTTTGAATATGCTGGCATCGATGCGCCTGTGTGCCAACGTCCCGGCGCAGCACGCCATCCAAACCGCTTTAGGTGGCTATCAGAGCATTGATGATCTGGTAGCGCCAAGCGGGCGCCTCACCCGGCAGCGCGATCTTGCCTGGCAGATGTTGACCGATATTCCCGGCGTCAGCTGCGTCAAGCCGCAGGGTGCGCTGTACTTGTTCCCCAGGCTTGATCCCAAGCTCTATCCGATTGCCGATGATCAGCAATTCATCCTGGAATTATTACTGGAAGAGAAAGTGCTGTTGGTTCAGGGAACAGGGTTCAATTGGATGAGCCCAGACCATTTCAGGGTGGTATTCCTCCCGAATACCGATGATCTCACTGAGGCCATCGGTCGCATTGCACGCTTCCTTGAGCATTATCGAAAACGACACGCGGTATAA
- a CDS encoding Mth938-like domain-containing protein: MKLHLSTTEGNLFTGYGEGHVEINRERHEGSLLVGSNVIVRWPVTDFASLDESHFATILEYAPEVVLLGTGKSLRFPHPRLYKALTAQQIGIEMMDTAALCRTYNILTTEGRRVMAAIVHR; the protein is encoded by the coding sequence ATGAAGCTGCACTTGTCCACGACTGAAGGAAACCTTTTCACGGGCTATGGCGAGGGTCATGTCGAAATCAATCGAGAGCGGCATGAGGGCAGCCTGCTGGTTGGCAGCAATGTGATTGTCAGGTGGCCAGTCACCGACTTCGCCAGCCTGGATGAAAGTCATTTCGCAACCATTCTCGAATATGCGCCGGAAGTCGTGCTGCTGGGCACCGGCAAAAGCCTGCGCTTTCCACACCCTCGGCTATACAAGGCATTGACCGCGCAGCAGATCGGGATTGAGATGATGGACACGGCTGCACTATGCCGGACTTACAACATCCTGACGACCGAAGGCCGTCGGGTCATGGCGGCAATCGTCCATCGCTGA
- a CDS encoding porin yields MQIKRSVLAVSLALAMPVAFAADSVTVYGHVAMGLEQVQAKGATQYDANSPYNTPINALLANGQKDIPSRTRVTDALSHLGIKGQEDLGDGMSAFFQIESAIKPDDGCGYVGCAFSDVSKPASGQATIGTRQSFVGLKGRFGTIQAGRLDMYFDKHVPNELHLLRSGNNSTALAVLGYAFNSGGAAAGFLPNTAALPTNPLGALSSFAVPFYNVGNRASNVVQYRTPNFKGLSALVAATAPESKGKYNLEDTGANGLAQIAGGLNRLTGGREVRPQATEVTVAYFPGWLFTSLAFMQEKDPVPLVAGGIIDKAYGVKFSLGANLSQAFRIGMVFERQVNKYNANFAQAVQNLSRLTGNPQIVSDASRETWVLSTSYKFSDAFDMFATYAKANDIKQWNGSTDNDSGAQYYQLTGFYNLSKRTNLFATVARVENEANAAYNFFINGSVGTDSGRQSPFVTTPRGSDPSSYQIGISHNF; encoded by the coding sequence ATGCAAATCAAGCGTTCCGTGCTGGCAGTCAGCCTTGCATTGGCAATGCCTGTGGCATTTGCTGCGGATTCAGTGACCGTGTATGGTCACGTCGCGATGGGGTTGGAGCAAGTTCAAGCCAAAGGCGCAACGCAATATGACGCAAATTCACCTTACAACACACCCATCAATGCCTTGTTGGCAAATGGGCAAAAAGATATTCCAAGCCGTACCCGTGTGACCGATGCGTTGTCTCACCTGGGGATCAAGGGGCAAGAAGATCTCGGGGATGGCATGTCCGCATTCTTTCAGATTGAATCCGCCATCAAACCTGACGATGGTTGCGGCTATGTTGGTTGTGCATTCTCTGATGTGTCCAAGCCAGCCTCTGGGCAGGCAACGATCGGTACCCGCCAGTCCTTTGTGGGCTTGAAAGGGCGTTTCGGCACGATCCAGGCTGGTCGCCTGGACATGTACTTTGACAAACATGTGCCCAATGAATTGCACTTATTGCGGTCTGGCAATAACTCCACAGCGTTGGCTGTTCTCGGTTATGCATTCAACTCTGGTGGTGCGGCTGCGGGCTTCCTGCCCAATACCGCTGCGCTGCCGACCAACCCGCTGGGTGCCTTGTCGAGCTTTGCTGTACCGTTTTACAACGTCGGCAACCGAGCCAGCAATGTTGTGCAATACCGCACACCGAATTTCAAAGGGTTGTCCGCACTGGTGGCTGCGACCGCCCCTGAGTCCAAAGGCAAATACAACCTGGAAGATACCGGCGCCAATGGCTTGGCCCAGATTGCTGGCGGCTTGAATCGCCTGACCGGCGGGCGTGAAGTCAGACCACAAGCCACTGAGGTCACTGTGGCGTATTTCCCGGGTTGGTTGTTCACCAGTCTGGCCTTCATGCAGGAAAAGGACCCGGTGCCGTTGGTGGCGGGCGGCATCATCGACAAGGCTTATGGCGTCAAGTTTTCCCTGGGTGCCAACCTGAGCCAGGCGTTCCGCATCGGCATGGTGTTTGAGCGGCAGGTCAACAAATACAATGCCAACTTTGCTCAGGCCGTCCAAAACCTGAGTCGCTTGACTGGCAACCCACAAATTGTCAGTGATGCCAGCCGTGAAACCTGGGTACTCAGCACCAGCTATAAGTTCTCGGATGCCTTTGATATGTTTGCCACCTACGCCAAGGCCAACGATATCAAACAATGGAATGGCAGTACCGATAACGATTCTGGCGCTCAATACTATCAACTGACTGGTTTCTACAATCTGTCGAAGCGTACCAATTTGTTTGCGACGGTTGCACGGGTTGAGAACGAGGCCAATGCTGCATACAACTTCTTCATCAATGGATCGGTTGGAACGGACAGTGGCAGGCAGTCTCCTTTTGTCACCACGCCGCGTGGCTCGGACCCAAGCTCATACCAGATTGGCATCAGCCACAATTTTTAA
- a CDS encoding porin: MNKKLIALAVAGAVAAPAVMAENSVTLYGQARVGLEQIKANSTDTAASISKTRVADWTSRLGFKGQEELGGGMKAVWQVEQAVKLDDGTSGTFASRNSFIGLAGGFGAVKLGRHDTPYKLTGDLTSGMVGSADINGAKGLMHRADRRADNAVWYESPSMGGFTASVMYATAENKEPANATDKAIDTSLWSANAVFKGNMFEGGIGYVHHEDAGLDFVGIKESTVNGTTVKQRVGADVKADAFIGFAAVKFGPAKITTALEHTEEKRPAAGANSSFKRKRDSWMLGATYDIGAVQLRAAYVEARKLKSASFETTDDTGAKQFMIGAGYAFSKRTEAMAFFTKIDNQKNAAFDFDTNSLGVKAGQDPQAFGVGLRHKF, translated from the coding sequence ATGAACAAGAAATTGATCGCCCTCGCAGTTGCTGGCGCAGTTGCTGCCCCTGCTGTCATGGCTGAGAACAGCGTTACCCTGTACGGTCAGGCTCGTGTGGGCTTGGAGCAAATCAAGGCGAATTCGACCGATACCGCTGCTTCGATCTCCAAAACGCGCGTTGCTGACTGGACCTCTCGCCTGGGCTTCAAGGGCCAGGAAGAGCTGGGTGGTGGCATGAAGGCAGTTTGGCAGGTTGAACAGGCTGTCAAACTGGATGATGGCACCAGCGGCACCTTCGCTTCCCGTAACTCTTTCATCGGCTTGGCTGGCGGCTTCGGTGCCGTAAAGCTGGGTCGTCACGACACACCTTACAAGCTGACCGGCGATTTGACCTCCGGTATGGTGGGTTCCGCAGACATCAACGGTGCGAAGGGTCTGATGCACCGTGCTGACCGGCGCGCCGACAATGCAGTTTGGTATGAAAGCCCCAGCATGGGCGGATTCACTGCATCGGTGATGTATGCTACCGCTGAAAACAAAGAGCCTGCAAATGCTACAGACAAGGCAATTGATACCAGCCTGTGGTCTGCAAATGCAGTCTTCAAGGGGAATATGTTTGAAGGTGGCATCGGTTATGTGCACCATGAAGATGCTGGTTTGGATTTCGTAGGTATTAAGGAATCTACTGTTAATGGCACAACAGTAAAGCAGCGCGTTGGTGCCGATGTTAAGGCTGATGCGTTTATTGGCTTTGCTGCAGTCAAGTTCGGCCCAGCCAAGATCACCACCGCGCTTGAGCACACTGAAGAGAAGCGGCCTGCAGCTGGCGCCAATTCTTCCTTTAAGCGCAAGCGTGACAGCTGGATGCTGGGCGCTACTTACGACATCGGCGCAGTACAACTGCGTGCAGCATACGTAGAAGCGCGTAAGCTGAAGTCTGCTTCGTTCGAAACGACTGATGACACTGGCGCTAAGCAATTCATGATCGGCGCGGGTTATGCGTTCTCCAAGCGCACCGAAGCAATGGCGTTCTTCACCAAGATCGACAACCAGAAGAATGCAGCATTTGACTTCGACACCAACTCGCTGGGCGTGAAAGCTGGCCAAGACCCACAAGCCTTTGGCGTAGGTCTGCGTCACAAGTTCTAA